A portion of the Leptospira terpstrae serovar Hualin str. LT 11-33 = ATCC 700639 genome contains these proteins:
- a CDS encoding ABC transporter permease, producing MTTTFDKFFTFLFYRKGLAIFLLLAPLLVWLGVVYLGSLFTLLIQSFFSIDSFSGVIKREFTLESYYDLFRQRTNWDIIIRTTTMAFTVTVVSAIIAFPIAYFMAMYAGPKLKPILYLGVMLPLWSSYLVKVYSWKLIMAKEGILTWCLQELGLMHLLDAILALPVIGGTSLSFSYIGMFLVFVYIWLPYMILPIQASLERIPKSLLEASSDLGGGPAQTFRKVVLPLAFPGVVAGSIFTFSLTLGDYIIPTIIGNSSYFIGMAVYTHQGTAGNIPLAAAFSVIPIIIMMVYLMIAKRLGAFDAL from the coding sequence ATGACAACTACCTTTGATAAGTTTTTTACATTTCTTTTCTATCGAAAGGGACTTGCGATATTTTTGTTACTTGCGCCACTTCTTGTTTGGTTAGGCGTTGTATATCTGGGATCTCTCTTTACTCTTCTCATCCAAAGTTTTTTCTCTATTGATTCTTTCTCGGGAGTGATCAAACGAGAATTTACATTAGAATCCTATTATGATTTATTTCGCCAAAGGACAAATTGGGATATCATCATTCGTACCACAACAATGGCTTTTACTGTCACCGTTGTTAGTGCCATCATTGCCTTCCCGATTGCTTACTTTATGGCAATGTATGCGGGACCAAAACTAAAACCCATTCTTTATTTAGGAGTTATGTTGCCACTTTGGTCCAGTTATCTAGTGAAAGTTTATTCCTGGAAACTCATTATGGCAAAGGAAGGAATTCTTACATGGTGTTTGCAAGAACTTGGACTCATGCATCTTTTGGATGCAATTCTTGCACTTCCTGTAATCGGGGGGACTTCATTGTCTTTCTCCTACATTGGAATGTTTTTAGTTTTTGTTTATATTTGGCTTCCTTATATGATTCTTCCTATCCAAGCATCCTTGGAGCGGATACCTAAGTCTTTACTCGAAGCCTCTTCTGATTTAGGGGGAGGACCTGCTCAAACTTTTCGCAAAGTTGTATTGCCATTGGCATTTCCTGGAGTGGTGGCAGGTTCAATCTTCACCTTCTCGCTTACGTTAGGTGATTATATCATTCCAACCATCATTGGAAATTCTAGTTATTTTATTGGTATGGCAGTTTATACCCATCAGGGAACGGCAGGTAACATCCCGTTGGCGGCTGCATTTTCAGTAATTCCAATTATCATTATGATGGTCTATCTTATGATTGCCAAACGATTAGGAGCTTTCGATGCCCTCTAA
- a CDS encoding ABC transporter ATP-binding protein, whose protein sequence is MDQVYDVEFQNVTRKFDQFIAVDDVSFGIKKGEFFSMLGPSGSGKTTCLRMVAGFQDTTSGRVLLEGVDVTGIPPYKRNVNTVFQDYALFPHMTVAENVGYGLKIKKHTTKEINQRVAEMLSMVRLPDVGNRKPSELSGGQRQRIALARALINRPGVLLLDEPLGALDLKLREEMQLELKAIQKEVGITFIFVTHDQEEALSMSDRIAVFNKGKVEQIATPEELYDRPKTEFVANFVGTSNILSLEETNRLTGQSGKGMIRPERVHVFANAKEDNHSTGYRTFKAILKSQVYSGATSKMHFETPNGSRIIASTQNLKISAEHIAVGSEVLVGWKDSDMHLL, encoded by the coding sequence ATGGACCAAGTTTACGATGTTGAATTTCAAAATGTTACAAGGAAATTCGACCAATTTATAGCGGTGGATGATGTCTCCTTCGGGATAAAAAAAGGTGAATTCTTTTCGATGTTAGGCCCTTCTGGGTCAGGAAAAACAACCTGCCTCCGTATGGTGGCAGGATTTCAAGATACGACTTCGGGAAGGGTTCTTTTGGAAGGTGTTGATGTCACAGGCATCCCACCTTACAAAAGAAATGTGAATACCGTCTTTCAAGACTATGCATTATTCCCTCACATGACTGTAGCAGAAAATGTAGGTTATGGATTAAAAATTAAAAAACATACAACAAAGGAAATCAACCAAAGAGTAGCAGAAATGCTCTCTATGGTTCGCCTTCCCGATGTGGGAAATCGAAAACCATCAGAACTATCTGGTGGGCAAAGGCAAAGGATTGCACTCGCAAGAGCACTTATCAATCGCCCCGGAGTACTACTTCTCGACGAGCCGCTGGGTGCTCTTGATTTAAAACTCAGAGAAGAAATGCAATTGGAGCTCAAAGCTATCCAAAAAGAAGTGGGGATTACTTTTATCTTTGTCACTCATGACCAAGAGGAAGCACTTTCCATGTCAGATCGTATCGCTGTATTTAACAAAGGTAAGGTGGAACAGATCGCAACTCCAGAAGAGTTATACGATCGGCCTAAAACAGAATTTGTTGCTAACTTTGTTGGAACTTCCAATATTCTATCCTTGGAGGAAACCAATCGTCTGACTGGACAATCAGGGAAAGGAATGATACGCCCTGAACGAGTTCATGTCTTTGCAAATGCTAAAGAGGACAACCATTCCACTGGATATAGAACTTTCAAAGCAATTCTAAAAAGCCAAGTGTATTCGGGAGCCACTTCCAAAATGCATTTTGAAACACCGAATGGTTCTCGTATCATTGCTTCCACACAAAATCTTAAAATTTCTGCAGAACACATAGCGGTTGGATCAGAAGTGTTAGTGGGTTGGAAAGACTCTGACATGCACTTACTTTAA
- a CDS encoding ABC transporter substrate-binding protein gives MKFDSYKRVVFSAAVLAIAFAVACGKKETKVSEIGQGEGEVSIVAWPGYIERGETDKGYDWVTEFEKNSGCKVNVKTAATSDEMVALMNEGGFDLVTASGDASLRLVAGGKVQEINTDLIPSWKNVDSRLQNAPWHTVEGKHYGVPYQWGPNVLMYNTKVFKKAPTSWNVVFEEQVLADGKSNKGRVQAFDGPIYIADAALYLKQSKPELGIQDPYELDEKQYNAVIELLKKQRQLVPKYWHDAMVQVDDFKKEGLVASSTWPFQVNLLVGEKQPVASVVPKEGATGWADSTMLHKDSKHVNCAYKWLEHSLSQKVQGDLASWFGSVPSVPSACKGNALLGDTGCAINGFNNFEKISFWRTPKEDCSGGRKCIPYKKWAEDYISIIGSK, from the coding sequence ATGAAATTCGATTCATACAAACGAGTGGTTTTTTCTGCAGCAGTTCTTGCGATCGCGTTTGCGGTTGCCTGCGGCAAAAAAGAAACAAAGGTTTCCGAAATCGGACAAGGCGAGGGAGAAGTTTCCATCGTAGCTTGGCCGGGGTACATTGAACGTGGTGAAACAGACAAAGGATACGACTGGGTCACTGAATTTGAAAAAAATAGTGGCTGTAAAGTCAATGTAAAAACTGCCGCTACATCTGATGAGATGGTAGCACTCATGAATGAAGGTGGGTTTGATCTTGTTACTGCATCTGGTGATGCTTCCCTTCGATTAGTTGCCGGTGGAAAGGTTCAAGAAATTAACACTGACCTTATCCCTAGTTGGAAAAATGTAGATTCTCGTTTGCAAAATGCTCCTTGGCATACAGTGGAAGGAAAACATTACGGTGTACCTTACCAATGGGGTCCAAACGTACTTATGTACAATACTAAAGTTTTCAAAAAAGCTCCCACTAGTTGGAATGTTGTTTTTGAAGAACAAGTATTGGCTGACGGAAAATCAAACAAAGGCCGAGTACAAGCGTTTGATGGTCCAATCTATATTGCAGATGCTGCTTTGTATTTAAAACAATCAAAACCAGAACTGGGAATCCAAGATCCTTATGAATTGGATGAAAAACAATACAATGCTGTCATTGAACTCTTAAAAAAACAAAGACAATTAGTTCCAAAGTATTGGCATGATGCAATGGTACAAGTGGATGACTTTAAAAAAGAAGGACTTGTTGCTTCTTCTACTTGGCCATTCCAAGTAAACCTTCTCGTAGGTGAAAAACAACCTGTAGCTTCTGTTGTTCCAAAAGAAGGTGCAACTGGTTGGGCAGACAGCACAATGTTACACAAAGATTCAAAACATGTGAACTGTGCATACAAATGGTTAGAACATTCACTTTCGCAAAAAGTTCAGGGTGACCTTGCTTCTTGGTTTGGATCAGTTCCTTCCGTTCCTTCTGCTTGTAAAGGAAATGCTCTTCTTGGGGACACTGGTTGTGCCATTAATGGTTTCAACAACTTCGAAAAAATCTCATTCTGGAGAACTCCAAAAGAAGATTGTTCCGGTGGAAGAAAATGTATACCTTACAAAAAATGGGCTGAAGATTATATTTCCATCATTGGAAGTAAATAA